One region of Ptiloglossa arizonensis isolate GNS036 chromosome 8, iyPtiAriz1_principal, whole genome shotgun sequence genomic DNA includes:
- the LOC143150243 gene encoding uncharacterized protein LOC143150243, producing MNFLTEYYVFRATSDQNGALAKWTNEILKNVDDNNQDSPTSNEAVDEAKSKLRKQINKLKSIILQIEWSLDIYKFKKIKITFDQKTSDVSNDTDIFEVPNINTELEFQLYKYAGIYCVKFSEKELIFNFSSSNKYKKEDTFAVQILNQNAEWGLGKWIMPMAIDLNDLMTMFSIKNLKYIHHFIRTCKYYVDSYFLRHEQYHALKDKMSGIKDCNLQTNLAYTWMSLKLMGVHNVEDDLYINILVYLMYDINEARPHKIIVDSQTEEKLDKSVCKYLKTSLQYFKIFDLCTAFEKMLKKGSFKWTKECDEDSPMEFDNSKSSDEEGFLKECSKQQRKSSMYRKKQQLKKKRQRSKTPVSENFQSDEQSTQNTDKTVENQHSVNNYTNTVKTPSDISQSQGKKLRQTKLKFRLYNHSDACLSGYSIASTKTTPTKNVTKGNVNEPLTSTPIHQHHSKLITSLSNIDNISDITVNENNSQNRKTKDNINPQKRIHR from the exons ATGAATTTCTTGACCGAATATTATGTTTTTCGTGCTACATCTGATCAAAATGGCGCGTTAGCAAAATGGACCAATGAGATTCTGA AAAATGTTGATGACAACAACCAAGATTCACCCACGAGTAACG AAGCTGTCGACGAGGCGAAAAGCAAATTAAGAAAACAAATCAATAAGTTAAAATctataattttgcaaattgaGTGGAGTTTAgacatatataaatttaaaaaaattaaaatcaccTTTGATCAAAAGACTTCTGATGTTTCTAATGATACAGATATCTTTGAAGTTCCAAATATTAATACAGAATTAGAGTTTCAACTGTATAAGTATGCTGGTATTTACTGTGTCAAGTTTTCAGAAAAAGAActcatatttaatttttcatcatcaaataaatataagaaaGAAGATACTTTTGCCGTACAAATTTTAAATCAGAATGCGGAATGGGGTTTAGGGAAATGGATAATGCCCATGGCAATTGATTTAAATGATTTAATGACAAtgttttctattaaaaatttaaaatatatacatcATTTTATAAGAACTTGTAAATATTATGTTGACAGTTATTTTCTTCGACATGAACAATATCATGCATTAAAA gATAAAATGTCTGGTATAAAAGATTGCAATTTACAAACAAATTTAGCATATACTTGGATGAGTTTAAAATTAATGGGAGTACATAATGTGGAAGatgatttatatataaatatacttgTATATCTTATGTATGATATTAATGAAGCCAGACCGCACAAAATTATAGTAGATTCACAAACAGAGGAAAAATTAGACAAAAGTGTatgcaaatatttgaaaacttcATTAcagtatttcaaaatatttgatttatgTACAGCATTTGAGAAAATGTTAAAGAAAGGATCATTTAAATGGACAAAAGAATGTGATGAAGATAGTCCAATGGAGTTTGAT AATTCAAAAAGTTCAGATGAAGAGGGATTTTTAAAAGAATGTTCAAAGCAACAAAGGAAATCTTCAATGTATCGAAAAAAACAACAGTTGAAGAAAAAAAGGCAAAGAAGTAAGACACCTGTTtcggaaaattttcaaagtgatGAGCAATCTACCCAAAACACAgataaaacggttgagaatcaacattctgtaaataattatacCAATACTGTAAAAACTCCATCAGATATAAGCCAATCACAGGGGAAGAAATTAAGAcagacaaaattaaaatttcgattgtACAATCATTCAGATGCATGTTTAAGTGGTTATAGTATTGCTTCTACGAAGACAACACCCACAAAGAATGTGACAAAGGGAAATGTAAATGAACCATTAACTAGTACTCCAATACATCAACATCATTCAAAATTGATAACTTCATTAAGTAATATTGATAATATTAGTGATATTAcagtaaatgaaaataattcacaAAATAGAAAAACTAAAGACAACATTAATCCACAAAAAAGAATACACAGATAA